A single window of Agromyces aureus DNA harbors:
- a CDS encoding nuclease-related domain-containing protein yields MADDSQGEAGRSARQEYERRRANDEERIRQRWGRFGGVAVALSDERQSTRAWSVGAAGEAIVGARLDGIPSDQLRVLHDRRIPGSRANIDHVVVTPSGVWVVDAKRYRGRPELKAEGGILRARVESLRVGGRDQTKLVTGVQRQVEHVRAVVADVPVTGVLCFVEADWPLIGGSFVVQGIHVLWPRKPAERLSSTMGDVDVAAVTNALTAHFPSATRAQ; encoded by the coding sequence CTGGCGGATGATTCGCAGGGCGAAGCTGGTCGGTCGGCGCGACAGGAATACGAGCGACGTCGTGCGAATGATGAGGAACGGATTCGTCAGCGTTGGGGTCGATTCGGTGGAGTCGCCGTCGCGCTCTCGGACGAGCGCCAGAGCACTCGCGCATGGAGCGTTGGCGCTGCCGGCGAGGCGATCGTTGGGGCGAGGCTCGACGGCATCCCCTCCGACCAGCTCAGGGTGCTGCATGATCGACGCATTCCGGGCTCGAGGGCCAACATCGACCACGTCGTCGTGACGCCCAGCGGCGTGTGGGTCGTGGACGCAAAACGGTACCGAGGCCGCCCTGAACTGAAAGCGGAAGGCGGGATCCTCCGCGCCCGCGTCGAATCATTGCGGGTCGGTGGCCGGGACCAGACCAAACTCGTCACCGGTGTGCAGCGCCAGGTCGAGCACGTACGAGCAGTCGTTGCGGACGTTCCGGTGACCGGTGTGCTGTGCTTCGTCGAAGCTGACTGGCCGCTGATCGGCGGATCGTTCGTCGTTCAAGGGATACACGTGCTTTGGCCACGGAAGCCTGCGGAGCGGCTCAGCAGTACCATGGGCGATGTCGACGTCGCGGCGGTGACGAACGCATTGACGGCACACTTTCCGAGTGCGACGCGAGCGCAATGA
- a CDS encoding DNA-processing protein DprA, whose protein sequence is MTALDERTARMTLAAVAEPADIITGILVARLGAVETLTLLESRGTLPSEIDSAEGELWRRRLAARLSPGETERINARMVQRDLRMITPADEAWPAELNHLGTSAPLALWLKGDVFPLTVPIAERVTIAGARAATTYGDHIAGDLATDLASRGKVIVTGGAYGIDAAAIRATTARFHGRSIVVLAGGLDRPNPTGHDDLFTDVTAAGGLLVGELPPGAAPTKWRFLQRGRLLAALSSATIIVEAGPRSASLNVATIAHALGRPVAAIPGPLTSPASAGTHRLIQDGIATLVMDADDVTALTDPAVRYAAERTFAAAPRRTQRRAAGVAR, encoded by the coding sequence GTGACTGCACTCGACGAACGAACGGCACGGATGACGCTGGCCGCCGTTGCCGAACCCGCAGACATCATCACCGGCATACTCGTCGCCCGTTTGGGCGCAGTCGAGACGCTCACGCTGCTGGAATCACGCGGCACACTCCCTTCCGAAATCGACTCCGCCGAAGGCGAACTCTGGCGGCGGCGGCTCGCTGCCCGCCTGAGCCCAGGCGAAACAGAGCGCATCAACGCTCGTATGGTGCAGAGAGATCTGAGGATGATCACTCCGGCCGATGAAGCTTGGCCTGCCGAGCTCAATCATCTGGGGACGAGTGCGCCGTTGGCGCTCTGGCTGAAGGGTGACGTCTTCCCGTTGACCGTCCCAATCGCCGAGCGAGTCACGATCGCCGGCGCGCGGGCAGCGACGACGTACGGCGATCACATCGCGGGCGATCTCGCGACCGACCTCGCCAGCCGCGGAAAGGTGATCGTCACGGGCGGCGCGTACGGCATTGACGCCGCCGCAATCCGCGCCACAACGGCCAGGTTCCACGGACGATCGATCGTGGTCCTCGCCGGCGGGCTCGACCGACCCAACCCGACCGGGCATGATGACCTCTTCACAGACGTCACCGCGGCTGGCGGCCTACTCGTCGGCGAGCTCCCCCCAGGCGCAGCACCCACCAAATGGCGCTTCCTGCAACGCGGCCGTCTCCTGGCCGCGCTGAGCAGCGCGACCATCATCGTCGAGGCCGGCCCTCGCTCTGCATCCCTCAATGTCGCCACCATCGCCCACGCGCTCGGCCGCCCTGTCGCCGCGATCCCGGGTCCTCTGACGTCGCCCGCAAGTGCGGGCACGCACCGTCTGATTCAAGATGGAATCGCCACCCTCGTCATGGATGCCGACGACGTCACCGCCCTCACCGACCCCGCCGTCCGCTACGCCGCCGAGCGCACATTCGCTGCCGCGCCGCGACGCACACAACGGCGCGCAGCCGGCGTCGCACGCTGA
- a CDS encoding single-stranded DNA-binding protein has protein sequence MALHTQQSISGFIATEPQQTVTERGETRFYARIGQPRFRREDDGSFTELAPTFHDLVAYRATADRALTRFAKGDSFVAEGYVRTFQVERDGEIVDGEEFVAKKLGHDLARTEYEVDRTRRQATIQTDAIAVAHEAPATGREAAAPRDAVPSPFGNAVLGL, from the coding sequence ATGGCTCTGCACACCCAGCAATCGATCTCCGGGTTCATCGCAACCGAACCCCAGCAGACCGTCACCGAACGCGGCGAGACCCGCTTCTACGCCCGCATCGGACAGCCCCGGTTTCGTCGCGAAGACGACGGAAGCTTCACCGAACTCGCCCCAACGTTCCACGACCTCGTCGCCTACCGCGCCACCGCCGACCGAGCGTTAACGCGGTTCGCCAAAGGCGACAGCTTCGTCGCCGAGGGCTACGTCCGGACCTTCCAAGTCGAACGCGATGGCGAGATCGTTGACGGCGAAGAGTTCGTCGCCAAGAAGCTCGGCCACGACCTCGCCCGCACCGAGTACGAAGTCGACCGTACCCGTCGACAGGCAACGATCCAGACGGATGCCATTGCCGTCGCCCACGAGGCACCTGCCACCGGCCGTGAAGCTGCGGCCCCACGCGATGCGGTTCCGTCGCCATTCGGGAACGCCGTGCTCGGGCTGTGA
- a CDS encoding SCO6880 family protein — MHNDTALFGTRLAPVQFSRLTKRGVILRLSMPQFVALGTALLTLVSALYTAGASGVAWTSPIWGPAALTAVIPIGGRKLVEWVPITTKWMLRAARGQLTYRRRIMRPRPVGTLALPGDAAALREWQDPESGAVMIHDPHEQTLTAIVSISHPAFALVDPGEQHRRVQGWGRVLAGACRSGRLARIQVSERTLPDSATGLAEWWEHHGTDDDSWAANTYRDLIERAGPAGERHATTISLALDLNAASRQVRANGGGMRGAAAVLRQEMTALSGALRTADLIVGGWITAPELATALRTAYDPAVGVELDRHPSVGRDLATAGPVAVTESWDRLRTDTAFHAVLWICEWPRSQVFPGFLAPLVFTNGVLRTLSLHYIPVRADQAARDLRKKKTELISDAHQRSRVGQIEDASATAEYGDVLQQEADLTAGHGVLRVTGLISVSAPTVDELDAAVATVEQAAIQASCEVRRLAGQQAQAFAAATLPLCRNV; from the coding sequence ATGCACAACGACACCGCCCTCTTCGGCACGAGGCTCGCCCCGGTGCAGTTCTCCCGGCTCACCAAACGAGGGGTGATACTCCGCCTGTCCATGCCGCAATTCGTCGCGTTGGGTACCGCACTGCTCACGCTCGTGAGCGCGCTCTACACGGCCGGGGCATCCGGCGTCGCCTGGACCTCGCCGATTTGGGGGCCCGCAGCACTCACCGCGGTGATCCCGATCGGCGGAAGGAAGCTCGTCGAATGGGTGCCCATCACGACCAAATGGATGCTTCGCGCTGCGCGCGGTCAGCTCACCTACCGGCGCAGGATCATGCGGCCCCGCCCGGTGGGCACGCTCGCGCTCCCCGGCGACGCGGCCGCGCTCCGCGAGTGGCAGGATCCAGAGTCAGGAGCGGTGATGATCCATGACCCGCACGAGCAAACCCTCACGGCGATCGTCTCGATCTCTCACCCGGCGTTCGCACTCGTCGACCCCGGCGAGCAGCACCGACGAGTGCAAGGGTGGGGTCGCGTGCTCGCCGGCGCGTGCCGCTCAGGTCGGCTCGCACGCATCCAGGTCAGCGAACGCACCCTCCCCGACTCCGCCACCGGACTCGCCGAATGGTGGGAACACCACGGCACCGACGACGACTCGTGGGCCGCGAACACCTACCGCGACCTCATCGAACGCGCCGGACCAGCCGGCGAGCGGCACGCAACCACGATCAGCCTCGCGCTCGACTTGAACGCCGCCTCGAGGCAAGTACGCGCGAACGGCGGCGGCATGCGCGGTGCGGCTGCCGTGCTCCGACAGGAAATGACCGCGCTGTCCGGCGCCCTGCGCACCGCTGACCTCATCGTCGGCGGTTGGATCACCGCTCCGGAACTCGCAACAGCTCTTCGCACGGCATACGACCCCGCGGTTGGCGTCGAGCTCGACCGTCATCCGAGTGTCGGTCGAGACCTCGCCACCGCCGGCCCGGTCGCCGTCACAGAGTCCTGGGACCGCCTTCGCACGGACACGGCGTTCCACGCGGTGCTCTGGATCTGCGAATGGCCAAGATCGCAGGTCTTCCCCGGATTCCTTGCACCGCTCGTCTTCACGAACGGCGTCCTTCGTACCCTATCGCTGCACTACATCCCAGTGCGCGCCGATCAGGCGGCGCGAGACCTCCGGAAGAAGAAGACCGAGCTCATCAGTGACGCCCATCAGCGAAGCCGCGTCGGCCAGATCGAGGATGCATCCGCAACAGCGGAGTACGGCGACGTCCTCCAGCAAGAAGCAGACCTCACCGCGGGCCACGGCGTGCTGCGCGTGACCGGGCTGATCTCGGTGTCGGCGCCCACCGTCGACGAACTCGACGCCGCTGTCGCAACGGTCGAACAGGCGGCGATCCAGGCGTCATGCGAGGTGCGACGGCTGGCCGGACAGCAAGCACAGGCGTTCGCTGCGGCAACGCTCCCACTCTGCAGAAACGTCTAG
- a CDS encoding ATP-binding protein — translation MSLEERLHAAPLVSSRDQPRRERRGRKRLASKIEREAQHAVASERRAHADAERAEARAAAYLPAAGEPGPAALRTPGRLKLPKHQDTSATLAGHYPFLAEAGLGSAGVFVGQDLYSGGSFVYDPWVLYQRGMITAPNVVLAGIVGSGKSSLAKSLYTRSLPFGRRVYVPGDPKGEHTAVAEAVGGRAIILGHGLRNRLNPLDEGHRPAAASDAEWAAQLAARRRDLIGALAETVLDRPLTPLEHTAIDLALSDAVRSAEVPILPMVVDRVLQPSTVDDPDGRLTEDGRLVGHALRRLVAGDLAGLFDGPSTVRFDPSLPMVSLDLSRVAENSTLISVLMTCSSAWMESALADPDGGQRWVIYDEAWRLMAYPALLRRMDAQWRLARHYGIANMLIFHKLSDLDNVGDSGSAMRALASSLLANAETRIVYRQEPDQLGSTAAALGLSGTEQKLLPTLGLGQGLWRVKDRSFVVQHQLHPDELAAFDTTARMMAGAG, via the coding sequence GTGAGCCTCGAGGAACGCCTCCATGCCGCACCGCTGGTCAGTTCTCGCGACCAGCCTCGTCGAGAGCGGCGAGGTCGAAAGCGCCTCGCATCGAAGATCGAACGCGAGGCTCAGCATGCGGTCGCCAGCGAACGGCGCGCCCACGCAGACGCCGAACGTGCAGAAGCTCGCGCAGCCGCTTACCTGCCTGCGGCGGGCGAACCTGGACCGGCGGCGCTCCGCACGCCCGGTCGACTCAAGCTGCCCAAGCACCAGGACACATCGGCCACGCTCGCGGGGCACTATCCGTTTCTCGCAGAGGCAGGCCTCGGATCCGCAGGGGTGTTCGTTGGTCAGGACCTCTACTCTGGTGGTTCGTTCGTTTACGACCCGTGGGTGCTGTACCAGCGGGGCATGATCACGGCGCCGAACGTGGTGCTGGCCGGCATCGTCGGCTCCGGCAAGTCCTCGCTGGCGAAATCGCTCTACACCCGGTCGCTGCCGTTCGGTCGGCGCGTCTACGTCCCCGGTGATCCGAAGGGCGAGCACACCGCCGTTGCCGAAGCAGTCGGCGGGCGCGCGATCATCCTGGGCCACGGACTCCGCAACCGTCTCAACCCTCTCGACGAAGGGCACAGGCCCGCCGCGGCATCCGATGCGGAATGGGCGGCGCAGCTCGCCGCGCGACGGCGCGATCTCATCGGTGCGCTTGCCGAGACCGTGCTCGACCGCCCGCTGACGCCCCTCGAGCACACAGCGATCGATCTCGCTCTCAGCGATGCGGTGCGCAGCGCCGAGGTGCCGATCCTGCCGATGGTCGTCGACCGCGTGCTCCAGCCGAGCACCGTGGATGACCCGGATGGCCGACTCACCGAAGACGGCCGCCTAGTCGGTCACGCTCTTCGGCGCCTTGTGGCAGGCGACCTTGCCGGATTGTTCGACGGCCCCTCAACGGTGCGGTTCGATCCGAGCCTGCCGATGGTCTCGCTCGACCTGTCACGCGTTGCCGAGAACTCGACGCTGATCTCGGTGCTCATGACGTGCTCATCGGCGTGGATGGAATCCGCGCTCGCCGATCCCGACGGCGGACAGCGGTGGGTCATCTACGACGAGGCGTGGCGGCTGATGGCGTACCCCGCACTACTGCGGCGCATGGACGCTCAGTGGCGACTCGCTCGCCACTACGGCATCGCGAACATGTTGATCTTCCACAAGCTCTCAGACCTCGACAACGTCGGCGACTCCGGCTCCGCCATGCGCGCCCTCGCCTCCTCCTTGCTTGCGAACGCAGAGACCCGCATCGTCTACCGGCAAGAACCGGATCAGCTCGGGTCCACCGCCGCAGCCCTCGGGCTGTCGGGCACCGAGCAGAAGCTGCTGCCGACGCTCGGCCTCGGGCAGGGCCTCTGGCGAGTCAAGGATCGCAGCTTCGTCGTGCAGCACCAACTGCACCCCGACGAGCTCGCCGCTTTCGACACCACCGCACGCATGATGGCTGGCGCCGGCTGA
- a CDS encoding DUF4913 domain-containing protein produces MRFRRHSGTPCSGCERSTMKVPRTESADAEQDSWLGASGFTASFDDDAFDDLGEQLLAEPPHPVNWNLLTAEEAETAWIELNRWVNWLRRTYGLPASIVPPLWHRHPELVWELSALHLHWLSAYDPDQHGSAPFGWHRDFADARNRLHDWVASSGTRLDRDRPTRQTAWPGEPTADAVEETPTTDRDTDFVEFVTIDIERRREVEPSINEQA; encoded by the coding sequence ATGCGGTTCCGTCGCCATTCGGGAACGCCGTGCTCGGGCTGTGAGCGCTCGACGATGAAAGTGCCACGCACCGAATCCGCTGACGCCGAGCAGGACTCCTGGCTCGGCGCCAGCGGGTTCACCGCATCATTCGACGACGACGCGTTCGACGACCTTGGCGAGCAACTGCTCGCCGAGCCGCCACACCCGGTCAACTGGAACCTGCTCACCGCCGAGGAAGCCGAGACCGCGTGGATTGAGCTCAACCGCTGGGTCAACTGGCTCCGCCGAACCTACGGACTTCCGGCCTCGATCGTCCCGCCGCTCTGGCACCGCCACCCAGAACTCGTCTGGGAGCTCTCAGCTCTCCACCTGCACTGGCTCAGCGCCTATGACCCCGACCAGCACGGCTCCGCGCCCTTCGGCTGGCACCGCGACTTCGCAGATGCCCGCAACCGCCTCCACGACTGGGTCGCCAGCTCAGGGACCCGCCTCGACCGAGACCGCCCCACCCGTCAGACCGCGTGGCCCGGCGAGCCGACCGCCGATGCCGTCGAAGAGACGCCCACCACTGATCGTGACACCGATTTCGTGGAGTTCGTCACGATCGATATTGAGCGCCGCCGAGAGGTCGAGCCATCTATCAATGAGCAAGCGTGA
- a CDS encoding type IV secretory system conjugative DNA transfer family protein, whose translation MTSDRTASGLGDELTNLGMAALIGTAGLALVLRAAGSAAAWATGISQPTSGPSSGIAVLLDPSEPGTALGAPDLHPVAYWTTAIVMLTVVGTSSIVIWRLLRASNRDRPLDPYRLPGVASKADVSRSASRRGLLRRARHLRPSLNAAKPADVGYRLGTSRGIDVWASIEDSILVIGPPRSGKGAHIVINAILDSPGPVVTTSTRPDNLTATLRARQQCGPVAVFDPQQLAPCIPSGLRWSPIRGCEDPLVAMIRAAGLAAGTGLSAGGVEGGGFWEAKTRVALQALLHAAALDRRSPAELFRWTLDPASAADAAAILTSNPDAATGWGDALQAMLEADPRTRDSIWQGVSLSLGALADPRVLDAVSPGPDEQFHPEVFLQCNGTLYLLATGAGANNSASLVAAFLEDLIETARRLAARNAGARLDPPLLLALDEIGNLAPLPSLPNLMAEGGGTGITTMPVLQSLAQARTKWSDSAASTIWDASIVKIVLGGASNSKDLHDLSTLIGDRDDTTDSTTIGDRGSRSAQRSVRRIATMPPDAIRTIPFGTGLILLRSAPPIIARLRTWTSRRDAKQLRAGREEVESLLRVPLPPSSTTLEPAEEETTQPTEE comes from the coding sequence ATGACGAGCGACCGCACTGCGAGTGGGCTCGGCGATGAGCTCACCAACCTCGGCATGGCCGCCCTGATCGGTACGGCTGGGCTCGCCCTGGTTCTTCGCGCGGCCGGCAGCGCAGCGGCATGGGCCACCGGCATCTCGCAACCGACCAGCGGCCCATCGAGTGGCATTGCCGTTCTCCTCGACCCGAGCGAGCCCGGCACTGCGCTGGGCGCTCCAGACCTGCATCCGGTCGCGTACTGGACGACTGCCATCGTCATGCTCACCGTTGTAGGCACTTCCAGCATCGTCATCTGGCGGTTATTGCGAGCCTCGAACCGGGATCGCCCCCTCGACCCCTACCGTCTGCCCGGCGTTGCTTCGAAAGCCGACGTCTCGCGCAGCGCGTCTCGCCGCGGACTCCTCCGGCGAGCCCGTCATCTTCGCCCGTCACTCAACGCCGCGAAGCCGGCGGATGTCGGCTACCGGCTCGGTACTTCGCGAGGGATCGACGTGTGGGCATCCATTGAGGACTCGATCCTGGTCATCGGCCCGCCCAGGTCGGGCAAAGGCGCACACATCGTGATCAACGCGATCCTCGATTCCCCCGGCCCCGTCGTCACGACCTCAACCCGTCCCGACAACCTCACCGCCACCTTGCGCGCGAGACAGCAATGCGGACCGGTAGCCGTCTTCGATCCCCAACAGCTCGCGCCCTGCATCCCGTCGGGTCTGCGATGGTCACCGATTCGCGGCTGCGAAGATCCACTGGTCGCGATGATCCGAGCGGCCGGCCTCGCCGCCGGAACCGGACTCTCCGCTGGGGGCGTCGAGGGCGGTGGCTTCTGGGAGGCGAAGACTCGTGTCGCCCTGCAAGCACTCCTGCACGCCGCAGCCCTCGACCGTCGCTCCCCCGCCGAGCTGTTCCGCTGGACTCTCGACCCCGCATCAGCCGCCGACGCGGCCGCAATCCTCACCTCCAACCCGGATGCCGCTACGGGGTGGGGTGACGCACTTCAAGCCATGCTCGAGGCAGACCCACGCACCCGAGACTCCATCTGGCAGGGCGTCTCGCTCTCTCTGGGCGCCCTGGCTGACCCGCGCGTGCTCGACGCGGTCTCGCCCGGGCCAGACGAACAGTTCCACCCGGAAGTCTTCCTCCAGTGCAACGGCACCCTGTACCTGCTCGCGACCGGCGCCGGAGCGAACAACTCGGCATCGCTCGTGGCTGCGTTCCTCGAAGACCTCATCGAGACCGCCCGGCGCCTCGCCGCCCGCAATGCCGGCGCCAGACTCGACCCCCCGTTGCTCCTCGCCCTCGACGAGATCGGCAACCTCGCACCGCTTCCCTCATTGCCGAACCTCATGGCCGAGGGCGGCGGCACCGGCATCACCACCATGCCTGTGCTCCAGTCGCTCGCGCAGGCGCGCACCAAGTGGTCCGATAGCGCCGCCAGCACGATCTGGGATGCCTCGATTGTGAAGATCGTCCTGGGCGGCGCCTCGAATTCAAAGGACCTCCACGACCTCTCCACGCTGATCGGCGACCGCGACGATACGACAGACTCGACCACGATCGGCGACCGCGGGTCCCGGTCCGCGCAACGTTCCGTTCGCCGCATCGCGACCATGCCGCCCGACGCGATCCGCACGATCCCGTTCGGAACTGGCCTGATCCTGCTTCGCTCGGCGCCGCCGATCATCGCCCGCCTCCGTACTTGGACCAGCCGGCGCGACGCCAAGCAGCTCCGCGCCGGGCGCGAAGAGGTCGAATCGCTGCTGCGCGTTCCTTTGCCGCCGTCCAGCACCACCCTCGAGCCTGCCGAAGAGGAGACCACGCAGCCCACCGAGGAGTAA